The Sporosarcina ureae genomic sequence TTCCAATGTTTCTTCAAATTTGGAAATGATGCTTCCTGAAACGAGTCCGATAAATAATAAAAGAATGAGCCAAGGTAGTCTGCGATAGGCTGCTACAAGAGGTTTTGTCTGGAAGTCGATGGATTTACCTGAAGCAAAAAGCATTTCAATATCTTTATTTGCTTCTCTAACGACTAGATCTAGTACTTCATCGGCGCGTATAATTCCTACTAAGATATTCTCTTCGTTGACAACAGGTAGAGAGACGAAATCAAATCGTCCAATCATTTTGGCTACATCGCCTTGATCAGTTGTGTCGAAAACTTTGGCGAGACCGGTTTCCATTATTTCCGTTACGTTTCTATCTGGCTTGGCGAGCAATAGATCGCGGTAAGATAGTACACCGATTAATTGCTTGTCATCATTGATGATATAGACGTAATTTAAGTAATGAGCAAACGCTTCATAATGCTTGAGCTTTTCAATCGTTTTCTCGACGGTGTATGACTGATGAATCCATACATAACGTGTCGTCATAATACGTCCGGCAGAATCTTTCGGATATTTTCGACGCTGTCGGATATTCTTTTTTTCTTCGTGACGCAATTCCGCTATGAGTTTCTCCACTTGTCTATCTGAAAGATCAGCCAAAAGATAGGATAGATCTTCACCTTTCATTTCTTCCAGTAGTTCAGTGGAACGAACGGGTCCTACTAAATCTAATGCCCGCAATTGTTCATTTTTTGAAAGAAAGCCTAGCATGTGTACGAATGTATCTTTGTCTAGTACTTCCAAAAATGTAGTATGGCGTTTTAGCGGCAATCGTTTATATTGATCAGCTACTTCCGCGGGTTCTAGTTCACCAATAGCTTTTTTCAAGGATTCCAGATTACCATCTTTAATGAGTTGTATAATCGCTCGTGAAACATCATCTTGATTCCGGGTCACTGGCATGTAACGCACCTCTCTTATCTTTAAATAGTTACGGTCATTCAATCATTCCCCTATATAAAAGGAAAGAAACCATAAGACACAATTTAAAGTCATTTTAGCCAATAAAAAAAGCCTCCATGGAAACTCTTTTGATTTGCTTTAGAAAGTCTTTGTCAGCTGGAATTGAATCGAAACATCGACTCTGTTCTAAATCTCCTAGAACATGCTTTTTGCTATTTTTAAAACTACCCCTTTCTATCTACTTAAAACTTGGAAATGTATGAAATTGATGAATTGTATTGTGTATGTATAGGTCTTAATGTCCTAATTATCATACAATTCCAACCGAAAACCCGTCATTTGTAACATACCAATTATCGATGTCACGGCATTGTTTCACGTTTGTAATCTTTTTGTAATATAGTCTTGGTAAGCTAAAGCTATCAAATCGTTAGGGGTGGCATATTGAAGAAGTTAGTATTTGCATTTACAGTAGCCATGTTCATTACAATATTCACGAGCGGAATGAACGAAACGTCTGCTGCAGCATCAGTTCATACAGTTAAAAAAGGTGACACACTATATAAAATATCTCAACAACATAAAGTGTCTGTTTCGAACATCAAGCAATGGAATAACTTGAAATCAACAGTTATTTATCCAAATCAAAAACTACGTTTAGTGAAGTCTTCTAAAGTGGCTGCTAGTACTCCGAAGAAACAAAACACGCCTTCCCGTTCAAATGGAGCAAGTGTCTCTAAAGAACTTATGGTAAGTGCAACTGCGTATACAGCACATTGTAATGGCTGTTCAGGTGTTACTAGAACAGGATTGAACTTACGCAAAAATCCTAACTTGAAAGTAATTGCAGTAGATCCGCGAGTTATCAAATTAGGAACAAAAGTTCACGTTGAAGGCTACGGATACGCTATCGCTGGAGATACTGGCGGAGCGATCAAAGGGAATAAAATCGACGTATTCATTCCAAGTAAATCACGTGCTTACCAATGGGGACGTAAAAATGTAAAAGTGAAAGTACTGAACTAAGACGTTAAAAGCTCACACAGCAATTATGCTGTGTGAGCTTTTTTGAATAGTAAGTCTTAGCCTCTACGTTCATCTGTTAACCAAAAGTATAAAATCCATTTTTACAGGTATCCTCGTTTAAGTTAAGTAAAGGAGACGACTTGGTTTTTTCCATTCCTTTTTGCTTGGTAAAGAGCGAGATCCGCTAAATGAAATAAATCATTGAAGCCTTGCATACTACGCATTTTATTGTCACTCAGTCCTGTGCTGATAGTTATTGGAATGGGAATCACATCTGAAGTGGTTGACATAGACTCAATTTTTTTAGCGAGTAAAGTTGCCTTTCTTTTTGCATCTACCAAGGAAATATCTTGCATCACTAAAACAAATTCATCACCACCGAAACGAGCAAGTACGTCCTCTTTTCTAATTTCATTTATAGAAGTATGAGCCACGAATTTAATCGCTTCATCGCCGATTAGATGGCCATATGTGTCATTAATAGTTTTTAAATTATCGATATCATAGACCATGCACACAACGGATTTTTTAGTTAGGGTTGCATCGGCCAACCATAGATTAGTCGTTTCTTCCAAATATTTTCGGTTGTAGACACCTGTTAAGTAATCCAAGTTTTCACTGGTCTTAACAGAAGAACTTTGCAAACGAATTTGCAATTCGTACGCTGCTTTTACCCAGCAACTGTCTTCGATTTCATGCAATAAATCGATGTATTCTTTCTGGATGATTGCTAATTCATCAAAACTACAAAGTTTTTCAGCCAACGCAATGCGTTTTTGCTGAATTTCTTTTAGGAGAGTGTAATCTTTCCATTTTTCTTCTTGTTCTTTCGCTATGGTATAAAAATGGAAAGCTTTTTTAGAATCACCTATGAAATCATAAAATCTACCTTTAAAAATTTCGAGAATTGCTATTTCACGAGGGTGATTGTTTATAGTAGGTAGTTGGCTTAAATACTTTAGGCTAGTCATCGCGCAATTGGAGCTTTGTAAATTGATAGCGGATTCAATTGCGTATAAATGTGCTCGAATCAGTAAAATTTCTCTGTCTACATCTTTCATCTCTGCGTTAGAAATGGCCAACTGGGCAAACTTCAAAGCTTGCTCGTATTGTTCTATTTTATTGTGTAGATGACTTAGTTGACTGTATGCCCTGCTGATATACGAATAGTCTTCAATTTCTAGCGCGATGGATAGCATATCTTCTAGTAATTTTTGTCCTCTAGTATAATCTAATGCAAATGAGCTGACGAAGTATTGCAAATAATAAGAGCGCATCCAATCGGACTTTTCGCCATATGAAATACATTGTGAATGATGCTCTTCTATATGGAAAAGAACTTTTTTGAAATTTCCAACGTAATAATAGGAGATAGCGCACATGTAATGAGCTGATAGAACAGCTTCTTTATTAGAAAACAACATACCTTTCCTTAATAAATCTTCCGCATGTCTAATGACTAGATCATGGCGTCCATCATTTTTTACTTCGTTAATTTTACGTTCCACAGCATTTATCTCATTTTCCCCTGACATAGTTTCTCTCCTCCATAATGGGAAGTATCAATTTTTTACTAGTATATTCATTACTTTTCATGTTTGGAATACATTACCATTATATCATTTTAGAAATAAATAGATATAATCAAATAGGCCATTTTAATGAGTACTTTAAATTATTTGTGCAGTCACTTAGTTGTTTATACCCTAATACGTAAAAGTATAAACGTCCTACTCCAAAGTTATGAAGTAAGACGTTGAATTATACATTATTCATTTCT encodes the following:
- the mgtE gene encoding magnesium transporter, which codes for MPVTRNQDDVSRAIIQLIKDGNLESLKKAIGELEPAEVADQYKRLPLKRHTTFLEVLDKDTFVHMLGFLSKNEQLRALDLVGPVRSTELLEEMKGEDLSYLLADLSDRQVEKLIAELRHEEKKNIRQRRKYPKDSAGRIMTTRYVWIHQSYTVEKTIEKLKHYEAFAHYLNYVYIINDDKQLIGVLSYRDLLLAKPDRNVTEIMETGLAKVFDTTDQGDVAKMIGRFDFVSLPVVNEENILVGIIRADEVLDLVVREANKDIEMLFASGKSIDFQTKPLVAAYRRLPWLILLLFIGLVSGSIISKFEETLEAVVALAFFMPMIAGMTGNTGTQSLAVVVRGLVSEDLNMKKSLHLIFRELIVGIILGVVCGAAIAVIAYVWQGSFTLGLVVGSSLVATLIIGTIAGTVIPLILNKFKVDPAVASGPLITTINDILSLLIYFGIATMFISKLM
- a CDS encoding 3D domain-containing protein, producing MKKLVFAFTVAMFITIFTSGMNETSAAASVHTVKKGDTLYKISQQHKVSVSNIKQWNNLKSTVIYPNQKLRLVKSSKVAASTPKKQNTPSRSNGASVSKELMVSATAYTAHCNGCSGVTRTGLNLRKNPNLKVIAVDPRVIKLGTKVHVEGYGYAIAGDTGGAIKGNKIDVFIPSKSRAYQWGRKNVKVKVLN
- a CDS encoding sensor domain-containing diguanylate cyclase codes for the protein MSGENEINAVERKINEVKNDGRHDLVIRHAEDLLRKGMLFSNKEAVLSAHYMCAISYYYVGNFKKVLFHIEEHHSQCISYGEKSDWMRSYYLQYFVSSFALDYTRGQKLLEDMLSIALEIEDYSYISRAYSQLSHLHNKIEQYEQALKFAQLAISNAEMKDVDREILLIRAHLYAIESAINLQSSNCAMTSLKYLSQLPTINNHPREIAILEIFKGRFYDFIGDSKKAFHFYTIAKEQEEKWKDYTLLKEIQQKRIALAEKLCSFDELAIIQKEYIDLLHEIEDSCWVKAAYELQIRLQSSSVKTSENLDYLTGVYNRKYLEETTNLWLADATLTKKSVVCMVYDIDNLKTINDTYGHLIGDEAIKFVAHTSINEIRKEDVLARFGGDEFVLVMQDISLVDAKRKATLLAKKIESMSTTSDVIPIPITISTGLSDNKMRSMQGFNDLFHLADLALYQAKRNGKNQVVSFT